In Seriola aureovittata isolate HTS-2021-v1 ecotype China chromosome 17, ASM2101889v1, whole genome shotgun sequence, a genomic segment contains:
- the cabp5b gene encoding calcium-binding protein 5b, with amino-acid sequence MSLKQACIFLRGGTRRQTRALTHDEIEELREAFVEFDKDKDGFISCKDLGNLMRTMGYMPTEMELIELSQNINMNLGGRVDFEDFVELMTPKLVAETAGMIGLKELKDAFREFDMDGDGAITSDELRHAMIKLLGEQASKNEIDAVVREADNNGDGTVDFEEFVKMMSQK; translated from the exons ATGAGTCTTAAACAAGCCTGCATCTTTCTCAGAGGAGGAACAAGGAGACAA ACAAGAGCTCTTACACACGATGAGATAGAAg AGTTACGCGAAGCTTTTGTAGAGTTTGACAAAGACAAGGATGGTTTTATAAGCTGTAAAGACTTGGGGAACCTGATGAGGACCATGGGTTACATGCCAACTGAAATGGAGCTGATCGAACTGAGCCAGAACATCAACATGAATT TGGGGGGACGGGTGGATTTTGAAGATTTTGTTGAACTAATGACCCCCAAGCTCGTGGCTGAAACTGCAGGGATGATTGGGTTGAAGGAACTTAAGGACGCCTTCAGAGAG TTTGATATGGATGGTGATGGGGCTATCACATCAGATGAGCTGAGACATGCCATGATAAAGTTATTAGGTGAACAAGCCAGCAAAAATGAAATTGATGCAGTCGTCAGAGAAGCTGACAACAATGGGGATGGAACAGTTGACTTTGAGG AGTTTGTGAAAATGATGTCACAGAAATGA